The Formosa sp. Hel1_33_131 genome window below encodes:
- a CDS encoding DUF6624 domain-containing protein yields the protein MKTRILITVIGLLMFNQTFGQEKQTYSELIKEAWDLYDSKEYLKSGEKYAEALVGMKSTEKGRDRYNAACSWALANNIDASFVQLFKIAKNGNYTNLGHITTDSDLNSLHSDKRWEEVIRIVTKNKEIAEKDLDKPLVATLDLIFKEDQSYRRQIGEIKEKYGRQSEEMKAHWKIIGEKDSINLIKIEKILNERGWLGTDIIGRQGNNTLFLVIQHSDLETQLKYLPMMREAVTKGNARGSSLALLEDRVALRQGKRQIYGSQIHTDKDTKEKYVAPLIDPENVDVKRSEVGLGPLADYVGRFGFTWDLEKHKERVKKMEAEKEN from the coding sequence ATGAAAACAAGAATTTTAATTACAGTCATTGGGCTTTTAATGTTTAATCAAACATTTGGTCAAGAGAAACAGACCTATTCTGAATTAATCAAAGAAGCATGGGATTTATACGACTCAAAAGAATATTTAAAATCGGGTGAAAAATATGCAGAAGCATTAGTTGGTATGAAAAGTACTGAAAAAGGAAGAGACCGATATAACGCTGCTTGTTCATGGGCTTTAGCAAATAACATTGATGCTTCATTTGTTCAATTATTTAAAATTGCTAAAAATGGTAACTACACCAATCTTGGACATATTACGACAGATTCAGATTTAAACTCACTGCATTCAGACAAAAGATGGGAAGAAGTCATCCGTATTGTTACAAAAAATAAAGAAATCGCAGAAAAAGATTTAGACAAACCTTTGGTTGCTACTCTTGACTTAATCTTCAAAGAAGATCAAAGCTATAGAAGGCAAATTGGAGAAATAAAAGAAAAATATGGCAGACAATCAGAAGAGATGAAAGCACATTGGAAAATTATAGGTGAGAAAGATTCTATAAATCTCATCAAAATTGAAAAAATCCTTAATGAAAGAGGTTGGTTAGGTACCGACATCATTGGTCGGCAAGGCAATAATACACTATTCTTGGTGATTCAACATTCTGACCTTGAAACTCAACTTAAATATTTACCAATGATGAGAGAAGCCGTCACTAAAGGAAATGCACGCGGAAGTAGTTTGGCTCTTTTAGAAGATAGAGTTGCATTAAGGCAAGGTAAACGACAAATTTATGGAAGTCAAATACATACAGATAAAGACACAAAAGAAAAATATGTAGCACCATTAATTGACCCAGAAAATGTAGATGTTAAACGCTCTGAAGTTGGACTTGGACCCCTTGCTGATTATGTGGGACGTTTTGGTTTTACATGGGATCTTGAAAAACATAAAGAGAGAGTCAAAAAAATGGAAGCTGAAAAAGAAAACTAA
- a CDS encoding Dps family protein encodes MKNIIGLDKEKATELSRELNDLLANYQLFYQNLRGLHWNIKGKEFFELHVKFEEFYNDAVLKVDEIAERILTLEGEPFHTYSDYLQTAEIKEEKNIVNGKKGVEIIINNFKILIAKERAILSLASNTDDEGTVSLMSDYISQTEKTLWMLNSYLS; translated from the coding sequence ATGAAAAACATCATTGGATTAGACAAAGAAAAAGCGACTGAACTGAGTCGAGAATTAAATGACTTATTGGCAAACTACCAATTGTTTTACCAAAACCTAAGAGGATTGCACTGGAACATCAAAGGGAAAGAATTCTTCGAACTGCATGTTAAGTTTGAAGAATTTTACAATGATGCTGTACTAAAAGTAGATGAAATTGCAGAACGTATTTTAACACTTGAAGGAGAACCGTTTCACACCTATTCAGACTATCTACAAACGGCTGAAATAAAGGAAGAAAAAAACATTGTCAACGGAAAAAAAGGGGTTGAAATTATTATAAATAATTTTAAGATTTTGATCGCTAAGGAACGAGCCATTCTGTCCCTTGCCTCAAATACAGACGATGAAGGAACCGTCAGTTTAATGAGTGATTACATTTCTCAAACTGAAAAAACATTGTGGATGCTGAATTCTTATTTGAGTTAA